The Solanum dulcamara chromosome 6, daSolDulc1.2, whole genome shotgun sequence genome contains the following window.
atttttaaaaaatatttctaatgTGTCATGTTCTtattggatgaaataaaaatttcacatctactaaaaaaaattataatttatctaaATCAAAAACAATATACCACTTCAAGAtctcctccccccccccctcccctgttccaattttttttctttttttttaaaaaagctaCATTGATAAACAAGACTAAAAAAATTTTATCCGgttaaacagaaaaaaaaaatttagttcttggcttgatttttcttttctatttaatAATACTGATTTTTTTACAATacgtaaaaataaaataactaaaagattttagttatacgtataactaaattattttctagCTATTACaagttaattaaaaattattttaaactaaattagTATTACAAGattgttaaaaataaataaataaatattttagtttttataAGATAGTTTTTAGATAGTTATTGTATAACTACCTGTAATAATACGTATaactaaaagatttttttaaaaaaagtttttcaatttttttctcatgaTTTATCCAAATCAAAACAATATACATGCTTGATGAccataaaaaactaaattaaaagaaaaaagctagagcaaataaaaaagttatttttttatatttttctccatGATTTATCCAAATCAAAACAATATTCTTCTTTATGATcccaaaataatttatttaaaaaaaaaaaaaactacggCAATAAAAAACtattagattttaaaaaaaataaaattggggtATTGAAgagttatattatttttggcttagataaattatatatttttttagtggaggtgaattttttatttaatccactaagaaaatgacacattataaatatttataaaaaataaagaataaagagaGGGTTGTTAGTTTCAAGGGTTATAGTGAGCCAAAAAAGTGAATGGAAATGTATTTTTAGATTAAAAGATGAATAGGaggtatttttagaccaaaaggcGGATGAAGGATACTTTTAAACATTTTCCTATAGTTCAGGGGTATTTTggcccttttttatttttaatatttttgactgtTAGAGATAAGGGTAAAACAGACCTCAAAGATTGACGTCGGGGGCATTTTTGGCCCGATAGGTAGGCGAAGGGAATTTTTATATCAATTCGCATAGTTGAGAGGTATTTTAGGCCATTTTCCGTAGATTCTTATACGAAGGGGCATAGATATAGGAGGTTAGTTTGGTTAGGAACAAGTTATTCAGATTAATTATTCtggaattaattattttgagttaagatgagataatttatttaccatatatatgggataacttatcctatcATTATGGTATAAATGATgcaataagttttttttaacttGTCAACCAAATAAGACACTAAAATTTTATTcctagattatttttttatcacatGACTATTTATATTTATCCCTTATACCAAACGACTCCTAAGGGTTATTTGGTTCAATAagttggaatattttattattaagttTGAGATTAAGGATAGTCTGATAATTGATTAGAGTTAAAGCATTTATTAATAATATGTGTATTAATTACAagaaatttatgtattattttatacaaatattaattatgtaaatttagttattcaattttttaaattataaaattaaatatcatattaagtgtgttaaattttatacataaaataaatgcCACTAAATGAGTAAACATGCtaaataattatacaaaattcaatacatgaataatttaaCTTCTAACCATTTATCAAAGGAccttaaatttaataatttggAATTGAAGagtacttttttttcttattgattTCACAAAATAATACTAGAAAAATGGAATTGACATGATGATCTATGTTTCACATGTGGGAATATCAGATTGATACAAAAATAATTGTAGTAATAGTCATTTGAATTAGAGTGGTTAGGGTTCAATCTAATCGAGACTGGTGTTAGgtgagtatatatatacaaggGATCCACTTTTAAAAAGGCACGTTATTATATTTATGTTCATTCAAATTGCGTGCACTTCCTACAAACGTTTTTCAAGGCGTGGGTCATGTGATCCATTGTGTCTAGTGCTGTCAAAATTGAGATTGCCTCAATTCAACCTTTGAATTAAATGGTTGGATTAAATTTTTTCTGTCTATTTAGAAACAAGGTTTTTTTTAGCTCAGTTTTATTTGACCCGCCAGCTTGGTACGCTTAATTCGCGAGCCTCAGAATTTAGTCTGTGGGtcgtgaattttaaaaatatttactatatgtattttaagtagtattttattttatcaaatcttCTGCAACTAGACAattgaaattattataattatgaatCTTTGACCCTTTTTACTCTTGTCTTTATGCCTAATTTTTCGTTTCTTCTTTCTTGtttagtttatgaaaaaaaaaatgatcatataatatatgttgttCTGATGAAACCTATTAATGTTGATTATTGTATCttgcttattctattatttTGTCAATATTCCACTAAAGTTTGTGCAACTCATGATCATGTGAATTTTTGATGTATTGGTATTGTGTTCATCAATGTCCGATAGTCTTTCTAAGATGACAATTTTATCCATCTTTTGATTTAAGGGTCAATCCGTCCCAACCTGTAGCCCGCTCAGGGTTGGGTTGCGCTGCTATTTTATAGGTTCTTTAGTTAAAAGGGTCAGTTCGTCCTAACTCATTTAACTCGCTAGCCCCAAACCCAACCCATTTTGACAGCTATAATTGTGTCCCATCATAACTCAACATTTAATCAAGTATGTcagttattttttttgaatacgAGCTTTAGTAAATAATATCATGTCaatttttcaatatatatatatttttttgaagagaTCACGAATTCATGTATCCCATTTTTAATCTATAAATTCTCCCATGCGGAGGGCAGAAAAAGATTCAACCAAGCTACTTTCAGTAAAAATCATACTCCATCTGTTCACGTTTCTATTTATTTGTTGACTGATTTTGACTTGGAGAGAAGTTTGAAAATATGAAGAATAATTGTGAACAGTTAGCATTCAAAAGTTGCCAAAAAAGGAACATTCTTTTTTAGACGGACtgaaaaggaaagtaagacaaataaattaaaacgaataaaatattacataaaaataaatttatattatataaatttcgTTGGCTTAAGTGATCGATGACCCTTAAAAATTGTCCACAAAATTCACTTATACACATTAACCTAGTTTACATATTGAAATTTGAACACTTCTACCCTTCAAAATATACTTACTAGATACTTAATTTTCAACCGTGTATAATTTATACTAAACTATATATACTGACTTATCATACGATAAGTGTATATGTAAACACACATAAATATTATAAAGTgttgaaaaagaataaaattaaaaaggaagaagaagtaCTACGAGAATCTGTAATGATATTATTTCACCAATTTACAAATTCTTCACCACCATAGAATCATCTTCTAATGATGGCACAAAAGTATACAATGTAAACATCATGAAAGgaagttaaaataatatatgaaatGGACAAACAAACGCTTCTTAATTTAGAAGATTTGTATCCATTCCATGTTTatgttagtatatatatatatagtcgcAATTAAAAGACGAAATGTTCACCgagtattaattaatttatattatttaattttttgcgAGACTCacaaattatgttttttttattccATGATTGCATGATACAACATTTATGTTGTACCATGCAACAGGAATAAAACGTTTTAACGACGTTTGCATCTGGTGATTTTACTGCAGCCTCGTCTATAAGGCCGAATCTTCTGCATGCGCGTGCACTGGTAGTAAGATGCGCCGCGACGATTGCAGGGGATGCCGTTCTTTGCCATCGCCCGATAACTAATGTGGTCCCGGCTATTGAGGGCCCTACGGGCTGACTCTGTCGGCATCATCATCTCTTCATCCTCGAACAATGTGTCCCCGATACGGCCTGTAGTCAGTTCATCAAATCCGCCGCTAGTACTGTGGCCGAGTGTACTGACTACAGGATCGTTGAAGTGGGAGGAGGACAATGAGGACTCTGCCATCATGGCGAATGCCAGGGTGGCAAGGAGCATGAAAACAAAGATTGGTCGAATGGCCATATCTTGAGGAAAGAAGGAATTGATGTGAGTAATGCGACTTttgttgtttgtttgttttatttttttatcttttgtaGTTGTTTTGCCCTTCCTTTAGAATGGAAACATGAAGGGAAGAGGAAGTTAAAAGGATGGGTGAAAGGTGAAAgtgaaatgaagaagaaataaggtgaagcttattgTGGAAGCATTGGAAGTGGTTTGTGGATGAGATTTTCTAGGTTAAAAACTTGTGGTTTGTGGCATTTGAATTTTTGTGAGTAAGAGTAATTCACGTATTTACGTACATAACAAGAAAGCTAATTCCAAATTTAAATCCTCATTTTTCTATATGGTACATATGATGGCTTCTCAATATGTAACTTTGTTAgattattgtattttttgtgCAATGATAATTTATTTAGAGCCTGATTGAATAAACTTATTTTAATTAACTTATAAGTAAAAAAATtgcttataaattaaaaaaaaataggagtTACTAAATCATTGAACATAGCTTTAAAGCATTGTTCTCAATCAATGTTTTGGGATTTGCTAATTTGCCTTCCTTTAATTGAACGTAGTTTTAAAGGTAATTACGATCAATATTTAGGGATTTGCAATATGCACACCTTTTTAGAGTTTTCAAGTTTTCATCGTTAATTTTTCAAAGATTGTAAGCTATGTCAATATCTTTGGAGTACAGTTTAATAATAACAAATTGGTGGGAAAAATCCGTTCAAGT
Protein-coding sequences here:
- the LOC129891825 gene encoding protein RALF-like 22; this encodes MAIRPIFVFMLLATLAFAMMAESSLSSSHFNDPVVSTLGHSTSGGFDELTTGRIGDTLFEDEEMMMPTESARRALNSRDHISYRAMAKNGIPCNRRGASYYQCTRMQKIRPYRRGCSKITRCKRR